A stretch of the Archangium violaceum genome encodes the following:
- a CDS encoding 3-dehydroquinate synthase produces MIQFPPGTYRHATDRWGSFKRQCTTLPEGSLAVVDRTVARLHPHVLKALQARKPRAIIQLTGGESAKSFKALEQVLVAGLSMPRSGTLIAIGGGTIGDVSTVAAHLLKRGVRLVQVPTTLLAAVDSSLGGKGAVDITVRGRVVKNPVGVFHYAEEAWLCPEFFASLSDTQRREGALEAWKMVACLDEELFHAYSRRAPALERMVKDARRLKEAVCAQDPYELQGLRRILNFGHTFGHVLESVSRFQLSHGDAVGLGMLCALDVGRAMGITPDEVAWQVEDALHQGPGVLGRERTADLFSRAKLKDVSSLLSADKKAGSAGELRMILITDVGKAVVRDVSEDVWRALWPAWTQGVRP; encoded by the coding sequence ATGATCCAATTTCCTCCTGGCACCTACCGTCACGCCACCGATCGGTGGGGCTCCTTCAAGCGTCAGTGCACGACCCTCCCCGAGGGCAGCCTCGCCGTCGTGGATCGCACCGTGGCGCGCCTGCATCCCCACGTGCTCAAGGCCCTCCAGGCGCGCAAGCCACGCGCCATCATCCAGCTCACCGGTGGCGAGAGCGCGAAGAGCTTCAAGGCCCTGGAGCAGGTGCTCGTCGCGGGCCTCTCGATGCCGCGCTCGGGCACGCTGATCGCCATCGGCGGAGGCACCATCGGCGACGTGTCCACGGTGGCGGCGCACCTGCTCAAGCGGGGCGTGCGGCTCGTGCAGGTGCCCACCACGCTGCTGGCGGCGGTGGACAGCAGCCTGGGTGGCAAGGGCGCGGTGGACATCACCGTGCGCGGGCGCGTGGTGAAGAACCCGGTGGGCGTCTTCCACTACGCCGAGGAGGCGTGGCTCTGCCCCGAGTTCTTCGCCAGCCTGTCGGACACGCAGCGCCGTGAAGGCGCGCTCGAGGCCTGGAAGATGGTGGCCTGCCTCGACGAGGAGCTCTTCCACGCCTACTCGCGCCGGGCGCCCGCGCTGGAGCGGATGGTGAAGGACGCGCGCCGCCTCAAGGAGGCCGTCTGCGCGCAGGATCCCTACGAGCTGCAGGGCCTGCGGCGGATCCTCAACTTCGGACACACCTTCGGCCACGTGCTGGAGAGCGTCTCGCGCTTCCAGCTGTCGCACGGGGACGCGGTGGGACTCGGGATGCTGTGCGCGCTCGACGTGGGCCGCGCCATGGGCATCACCCCCGACGAGGTGGCCTGGCAGGTGGAGGACGCGCTCCATCAAGGGCCCGGAGTGCTCGGCCGTGAGCGGACGGCGGACCTGTTCTCGCGCGCGAAGTTGAAGGACGTGTCGTCCCTGCTCTCCGCGGACAAGAAGGCCGGCAGCGCCGGGGAGCTGCGCATGATATTGATCACCGACGTGGGTAAGGCCGTGGTGCGCGACGTCTCCGAGGATGTGTGGCGCGCGCTGTGGCCGGCCTGGACCCAGGGAGTGCGCCCATGA
- a CDS encoding AMP-dependent synthetase/ligase, whose protein sequence is MDTPRTMVHALQDQASRRQHRPALWTRKGRTYVPTSWHDYAVRVKRFALGLHALGFQRGGALPILSFNREEWLVADLAAMALGGVPVGIYITSSPEQLQYIVDHCEARHLVVENEKHLATALAVRERVPRLRHILLLDAPSAPLPEGVLHYADVLARGTHVDEGPYWGAVNALQPDGLASLIYTSGTTGNPKGVMLSHHNLVWTAERLMRITGMSEEDEVVLSYLPLAHIAEQMVSLHGPLMVGAEVYFAQSLESLPQDLRDARPTLFFAVPRVWEKFKARLEEALREQPAARQKVVGWARRVASERHARALRQERVPVHLEGQYQLARRTVFPALLAKLGFERTHFFSSGAAPIGRDVLEFFTSLDIVIREVYGQSEVSGPTTFNVHGATRLGSLGRPILGVEVRIAEDGEILVRGGGVCQGYFKDAAATAELLEGGWLHSGDVGELDPEGYLHITGRKKELIVTSGGKKTAPAHIEMLLKAVPPVGHAVVIGERRRFLVALLTLEPERARALARQYGWPEDLPTLAADPRLRQHLHEAIEREVNPRLARFETIKRFAILPEDFTIASGELTPSMKMRRQVIEARHEALIASLYAEAEDSEARAS, encoded by the coding sequence ATGGACACTCCCCGGACGATGGTGCACGCGCTCCAGGATCAGGCCAGCCGGCGGCAGCACCGCCCCGCGCTCTGGACGCGGAAGGGCCGTACCTATGTGCCCACCTCGTGGCACGACTATGCCGTCCGGGTGAAGCGCTTCGCCCTCGGGCTGCACGCCCTGGGCTTCCAGCGGGGAGGCGCCTTGCCCATCCTCTCCTTCAACCGCGAGGAGTGGCTCGTGGCGGACCTGGCCGCCATGGCCCTGGGAGGCGTGCCGGTGGGCATCTACATCACCAGCAGCCCGGAGCAGCTCCAGTACATCGTGGACCACTGCGAGGCGCGGCACCTCGTGGTGGAGAACGAGAAGCACCTGGCCACCGCGCTCGCCGTACGCGAGCGGGTCCCCCGGTTGCGGCACATCCTCCTCCTGGATGCCCCCTCGGCCCCCTTGCCCGAGGGGGTGCTGCACTACGCGGACGTGCTGGCGCGCGGCACCCACGTCGACGAGGGGCCCTACTGGGGCGCGGTCAACGCGCTCCAGCCCGACGGGCTCGCCTCTCTCATCTACACCTCCGGCACCACCGGCAACCCCAAGGGCGTCATGCTCAGCCATCACAACCTGGTGTGGACGGCTGAACGGTTGATGCGCATCACGGGGATGTCGGAGGAGGACGAGGTGGTGCTCTCGTACCTGCCACTGGCGCACATCGCCGAGCAGATGGTCAGCCTCCACGGGCCGTTGATGGTCGGCGCCGAGGTCTACTTCGCCCAGTCCCTGGAGTCGCTGCCCCAGGATCTGCGCGACGCCCGGCCCACGCTCTTCTTCGCCGTGCCGCGCGTCTGGGAGAAGTTCAAGGCCCGCCTCGAGGAGGCCCTCCGCGAGCAGCCGGCGGCCCGCCAGAAGGTGGTGGGCTGGGCGCGCCGGGTGGCCAGCGAGCGCCACGCCCGCGCGCTGCGTCAGGAGCGTGTGCCCGTGCACCTGGAGGGGCAGTACCAGCTCGCCCGGCGCACCGTCTTCCCCGCGCTGCTGGCGAAGCTGGGTTTCGAGCGCACCCACTTCTTCTCCAGTGGCGCGGCCCCCATCGGCCGGGACGTGCTCGAGTTCTTCACCTCGCTCGACATCGTCATCCGCGAGGTCTACGGCCAGTCCGAGGTGAGCGGGCCCACCACCTTCAACGTCCACGGGGCCACGCGCCTGGGCTCGCTCGGCCGTCCCATCCTGGGCGTGGAGGTCCGCATCGCCGAGGATGGGGAGATCCTCGTGCGCGGAGGGGGCGTCTGCCAGGGCTACTTCAAGGACGCCGCCGCCACCGCGGAGCTGCTCGAGGGGGGCTGGCTGCACTCGGGTGATGTGGGCGAGCTCGACCCCGAGGGCTACCTCCACATCACCGGTCGCAAGAAGGAACTCATCGTCACCTCCGGTGGGAAGAAGACCGCCCCCGCCCACATCGAGATGCTCCTCAAGGCCGTGCCACCCGTGGGTCACGCGGTCGTCATCGGCGAGCGCCGCAGGTTCCTCGTGGCCCTCCTCACCCTGGAGCCCGAGCGCGCCCGTGCTCTCGCGCGTCAGTACGGTTGGCCCGAGGACCTTCCCACGCTCGCCGCGGATCCCCGCCTGCGCCAGCACCTGCACGAGGCCATCGAGCGCGAAGTGAATCCGCGCCTGGCCCGTTTCGAGACGATCAAGCGCTTCGCCATCCTCCCCGAGGACTTCACCATCGCCAGTGGAGAGCTCACCCCCAGCATGAAGATGCGCCGCCAGGTCATCGAGGCGCGCCACGAGGCGCTCATCGCGTCCCTGTATGCCGAGGCGGAGGACTCCGAGGCCCGGGCGTCCTGA
- a CDS encoding bifunctional nuclease family protein, protein MKTHIPAGFVLAPLSAALLALGALLLPGFGAPPAPRVAAAVDDSKACVPKQGGNPAACKELVELEVRDVIPLAEAQTHAVVLTTSDGAMVLPIFVDESAAVAIAFRLAHLRPPQPLSQDLLGSMVTELGARVTEVRIDDLRDDIYTGRIFLEQGKRKVTLDARPSDSIAMALDGQARIMVTRKVLDEAGISRDEIDSLKEGGPGVGGSGPPDMMEPMDPHHGMPPPGLAPKLVPDRMDEISL, encoded by the coding sequence GTGAAAACGCACATCCCTGCCGGCTTCGTCCTTGCTCCGCTGTCCGCCGCGCTGCTCGCCCTGGGAGCGCTCCTACTCCCGGGTTTCGGCGCCCCACCCGCCCCCCGGGTCGCCGCAGCTGTCGATGACAGCAAGGCCTGCGTGCCCAAGCAGGGTGGAAACCCCGCTGCCTGCAAGGAGCTGGTGGAGCTCGAGGTTCGGGACGTCATCCCACTCGCCGAGGCGCAGACGCACGCCGTGGTGCTCACCACGTCCGATGGGGCCATGGTGCTCCCCATCTTCGTGGACGAGTCGGCCGCAGTGGCCATCGCTTTCCGGCTCGCGCACCTGCGCCCGCCCCAGCCGCTCTCGCAGGATCTGCTCGGCTCGATGGTGACGGAGCTGGGCGCCAGGGTCACCGAGGTGCGCATCGATGATCTACGCGACGACATCTACACGGGCCGCATCTTCCTCGAGCAGGGCAAGCGCAAGGTGACCCTGGATGCCCGGCCCTCGGACTCCATCGCCATGGCGCTGGATGGACAGGCGCGCATCATGGTGACGCGCAAGGTGCTGGACGAGGCCGGCATCAGCCGCGACGAGATCGACTCGCTGAAGGAGGGCGGCCCCGGCGTGGGTGGCAGCGGCCCGCCGGACATGATGGAGCCGATGGATCCGCACCACGGCATGCCGCCTCCGGGCCTCGCCCCGAAGCTGGTGCCCGACAGGATGGACGAGATCAGCCTCTGA
- a CDS encoding citrate synthase: protein MPKDTLTITDNRTGKTYEVPIENGCIRTNALRQIKVSEEDFGLMGYDPAFLNTANCKSAITFIDGDKGILEYRGYPIEQLAERSSFLEVAYLLLNGELPTQKQLDEFTYLVTHHTYVHENIKTFMDGFRYDAHPMSMLSSTVAALSGFYPDARNTKDERSRRIQMTRLIAKMPTIAAFSYRHSMGLPYVYPDNELSYVGNFLAMIRKIGTSTYKPHPTLEKALDVLFILHADHEQNCSTTSVRTVGSSEVDPYSAVAAGVAALYGPLHGGANEAVLRMLREIGHVSKVPDFIKAVKGGEGEKKLMGFGHRVYKSYDPRAKVIKRVADEVFEVTGKNPLLEIAVELEKIALQDEYFVKRKLYPNVDFYSGLIYEAMGFPVEMFPVLFAIPRTVGWVTQWEEMVKDPEQKIARPRQVYTGPKRRDFVPMNDRK, encoded by the coding sequence ATGCCCAAGGACACGCTGACCATTACGGACAACCGTACCGGGAAGACGTACGAGGTCCCGATCGAGAACGGTTGTATTCGGACCAACGCTCTCAGGCAGATCAAGGTCTCGGAGGAAGACTTCGGTCTGATGGGTTACGACCCCGCGTTCCTCAACACGGCCAACTGCAAGAGCGCCATCACCTTCATTGATGGCGACAAGGGCATCCTCGAGTACCGGGGTTACCCCATCGAGCAGCTCGCGGAGCGCTCGTCGTTCCTCGAGGTGGCCTACCTGCTGCTCAACGGGGAGCTCCCGACGCAGAAGCAGCTCGACGAGTTCACCTACCTCGTGACGCACCACACGTACGTGCACGAGAACATCAAGACCTTCATGGACGGGTTCCGCTATGACGCGCACCCCATGTCCATGCTGTCCTCGACGGTGGCGGCGCTCTCGGGCTTCTACCCCGACGCCCGCAACACCAAGGACGAGCGCAGCCGCCGCATCCAGATGACGCGGCTCATCGCGAAGATGCCGACCATCGCGGCGTTCTCGTACCGCCACAGCATGGGCCTGCCGTACGTCTACCCGGACAACGAGCTGTCCTATGTGGGCAACTTCCTGGCGATGATCCGGAAGATCGGCACCAGCACGTACAAGCCGCACCCGACGCTGGAGAAGGCGCTCGACGTGCTCTTCATCCTGCACGCCGACCACGAGCAGAACTGCTCGACGACGTCGGTGCGCACGGTGGGCTCTTCCGAGGTGGATCCGTACTCGGCGGTGGCCGCGGGCGTGGCGGCGCTCTACGGCCCGCTGCACGGTGGCGCGAACGAGGCCGTGCTGCGCATGCTGCGCGAGATCGGCCACGTATCGAAGGTGCCGGACTTCATCAAGGCGGTGAAGGGCGGCGAGGGCGAGAAGAAGCTGATGGGCTTCGGTCACCGCGTGTACAAGTCCTACGATCCGCGCGCGAAGGTCATCAAGCGCGTGGCGGACGAGGTCTTCGAGGTCACCGGCAAGAACCCGCTGCTGGAGATCGCGGTGGAGCTGGAGAAGATCGCCCTCCAGGACGAGTACTTCGTCAAGCGCAAGCTGTACCCGAACGTGGACTTCTACTCGGGCCTCATCTACGAGGCGATGGGCTTCCCGGTGGAGATGTTCCCGGTCCTCTTCGCCATTCCGCGCACGGTGGGTTGGGTGACGCAGTGGGAGGAGATGGTGAAGGATCCGGAGCAGAAGATCGCCCGTCCGCGCCAGGTGTACACGGGTCCCAAGCGGCGCGACTTCGTGCCGATGAACGACCGCAAGTAG
- the pyk gene encoding pyruvate kinase — protein sequence MRKAKIICTLGPSSDSAEVIEGLIRAGMNVARLNFSHGTHDQHRQRVKLLRRAAKKLGVPVAILQDIQGPKIRLGRFQGGCLEVKTGQTVVVTTRELMGHGNIIPTPIRSLPKDVEPGHPILLDDGRVRLLVEKVEGRDVTCRVELGGLLKDHKGLNLPGAHVSVPTITEKDMEDLAFGQEVGVDYVALSFVRKAEDIRQARKLVAQRGTPLIAKIEKPQAVEDLEAIAREADGIMVARGDLGVEMPLEKLPAIQKHMVRTVNRMGGLVIVATEMLESMVNNARPTRAEVSDVANAILDGADAVMLSGETAAGKHPVQAAATMARIVEETESGVVRELKHSPFPDAKDDISTGVAAAAVAAAEQMGINTIVAYTERGLTARLISEFRPRAQIIALTPNPDTVNRMALYWGVKAMQVGRCQSTDAMLRQVRRLCHEQGVCTKGSPVVIVAGVPLNEPGRTNMISVHRI from the coding sequence ATGCGCAAGGCGAAGATCATCTGCACGCTGGGGCCGTCCTCGGACTCCGCCGAGGTCATCGAGGGACTCATCCGCGCCGGTATGAACGTGGCCCGGCTCAACTTCTCTCACGGGACGCACGACCAGCACCGCCAGCGGGTGAAGCTGCTCCGCCGCGCCGCGAAGAAGCTGGGAGTGCCCGTGGCCATCCTCCAGGACATCCAAGGGCCGAAGATCCGTCTGGGCCGGTTCCAGGGTGGGTGCCTGGAGGTGAAGACGGGCCAGACGGTGGTGGTGACCACGCGGGAGCTGATGGGCCACGGGAACATCATCCCCACGCCCATCCGCTCGCTGCCCAAGGACGTGGAGCCGGGCCACCCCATCCTGCTGGACGACGGGCGGGTGAGGCTGCTCGTGGAGAAGGTGGAGGGCCGGGACGTCACCTGTCGCGTGGAGTTGGGGGGCCTGTTGAAGGATCACAAGGGGCTCAACCTGCCAGGGGCTCATGTGTCGGTGCCCACCATCACCGAGAAGGACATGGAGGACCTCGCGTTCGGACAGGAGGTGGGCGTGGACTACGTGGCGCTCTCCTTCGTGCGCAAGGCGGAGGACATCCGGCAGGCGCGCAAGCTGGTGGCCCAGCGAGGCACCCCGCTCATCGCGAAGATCGAGAAGCCGCAGGCGGTGGAGGACCTGGAGGCGATCGCCCGCGAGGCCGACGGCATCATGGTGGCGCGCGGGGACCTGGGCGTGGAGATGCCCCTGGAGAAGCTGCCGGCCATCCAGAAGCACATGGTGCGCACGGTGAACCGGATGGGGGGCCTGGTCATCGTGGCCACGGAGATGCTGGAGAGCATGGTGAACAACGCGAGGCCCACGCGCGCCGAGGTGTCGGACGTGGCCAACGCCATCCTGGACGGGGCGGACGCGGTGATGCTCTCGGGCGAGACGGCGGCGGGCAAGCACCCGGTGCAGGCGGCGGCCACCATGGCGCGGATCGTCGAGGAGACGGAGTCGGGGGTGGTGAGGGAGCTGAAGCACTCGCCCTTCCCGGACGCCAAGGACGACATCTCCACCGGCGTGGCGGCGGCGGCGGTGGCGGCGGCCGAGCAGATGGGCATCAACACCATCGTGGCGTACACGGAGCGCGGCCTGACGGCGCGGCTCATCTCCGAGTTCCGCCCGAGGGCGCAGATCATCGCCCTGACGCCGAACCCGGACACGGTGAACCGCATGGCGCTCTACTGGGGCGTGAAGGCGATGCAGGTGGGCCGCTGCCAGTCGACGGACGCGATGCTGCGGCAGGTGCGGCGGCTGTGCCATGAGCAGGGCGTCTGCACGAAAGGCTCGCCCGTGGTCATCGTGGCGGGCGTGCCGCTCAACGAGCCGGGCCGCACCAACATGATCTCCGTGCACCGCATCTGA
- a CDS encoding 3-phosphoshikimate 1-carboxyvinyltransferase — MSQIHVDPSHLVPEVLTPPISKSDAQRALVLAHLTGGWPLPVLQEEPEHYLPADVRVLRRGIEALRQPPGPVRDVDCADGGAPFRILVTQSAVTPGAHMRLTGTPRLGERPHGPLFDSLREALGPSGLVLTEGHPWPVEIRAPTATGKPVFRVPGAQSSQYASSLLLGCAALYLRERRPWSVEIIGELTSAGYLELTVSWLRRFGFTVLEHDGRFEVTDYRAPERPPAMPGDWSSLGYLLLISWRTGGSVERADLSSAHPDQALVQLVERAGLEAVPGPRDTLRMTGTARDGLVASGKECPDLLPTLAALACVLPRPSTLTDVGILRLKESDRLEGIRTLVDAFGGKTVLDGETLTIHPPTSHPPRFSMDSKGDHRQAMVAATLSVVSGVPLTLTGPECVEKSFPGFWRQLERTGVRLTS; from the coding sequence ATGAGTCAGATCCATGTCGATCCGAGCCACCTCGTCCCCGAGGTCCTCACGCCCCCCATCTCCAAGTCGGACGCGCAGCGGGCGCTGGTGCTGGCGCACCTGACGGGAGGGTGGCCCCTGCCCGTCCTCCAGGAGGAGCCCGAGCACTACCTGCCCGCGGACGTGCGCGTGCTGCGCCGCGGCATCGAGGCCCTGCGCCAGCCTCCGGGTCCCGTGCGCGACGTGGACTGCGCGGATGGCGGCGCCCCCTTCCGCATCCTCGTCACCCAGTCCGCGGTCACGCCCGGTGCGCACATGCGCCTCACGGGCACGCCCCGGCTCGGCGAGCGGCCCCATGGCCCCCTCTTCGACTCCCTGCGCGAGGCGCTCGGTCCCTCCGGACTGGTGCTCACCGAGGGCCACCCCTGGCCCGTGGAGATCCGCGCGCCGACGGCCACCGGCAAGCCCGTCTTCCGGGTCCCCGGGGCGCAAAGCAGCCAGTACGCCTCCAGCCTGCTGCTGGGCTGCGCGGCCCTGTACCTGCGCGAGCGCCGCCCCTGGAGCGTGGAGATCATCGGCGAGTTGACGAGCGCGGGCTACCTGGAGCTCACCGTCTCCTGGCTGCGCCGCTTCGGCTTCACCGTCCTGGAACACGACGGCCGCTTCGAGGTGACGGACTACCGTGCCCCCGAGCGCCCCCCGGCGATGCCGGGTGACTGGTCTTCCCTGGGTTACCTGTTGCTCATCTCCTGGCGCACCGGGGGAAGCGTGGAGCGGGCGGACCTCTCCAGTGCCCACCCGGACCAGGCCCTGGTGCAGTTGGTGGAGCGAGCGGGCCTCGAGGCGGTCCCCGGCCCCCGGGACACCCTGCGCATGACGGGGACGGCCCGGGACGGGCTGGTGGCCTCGGGCAAGGAGTGCCCGGACCTGCTACCCACCCTGGCCGCGCTCGCGTGCGTGCTTCCCCGCCCCTCCACCCTCACCGACGTGGGCATCCTGCGTCTCAAGGAGAGCGACCGGCTGGAGGGCATCCGCACACTGGTGGACGCATTCGGCGGGAAGACCGTCCTGGATGGCGAGACGTTGACAATCCACCCTCCTACCTCCCATCCGCCGCGCTTCTCCATGGACAGTAAAGGAGATCACCGTCAAGCGATGGTCGCGGCTACTCTCTCTGTTGTGTCAGGTGTTCCCCTGACCCTCACCGGACCTGAATGCGTAGAGAAGAGCTTCCCTGGCTTCTGGCGACAATTGGAACGCACTGGGGTCCGACTCACGTCGTGA